A window of Selenomonas ruminantium subsp. lactilytica TAM6421 contains these coding sequences:
- the queF gene encoding preQ(1) synthase, with amino-acid sequence MSRDKEQEDITLLGKKKVKYHYDYCPEILETFQNKHPENDYWVKFNCPEFTALCPITGQPDYATIYISYVPNEKMVESKSLKLYLVSFRNHGDFHEDVVNVIMKDLIKLMEPKYIEVWGKFLPRGGISIDPYANYGQPGTKFEELAWRRFAEHDMVAMDKVDNR; translated from the coding sequence ATGTCAAGAGATAAAGAACAGGAAGATATCACCTTATTGGGCAAGAAGAAGGTCAAATACCATTATGACTATTGCCCGGAGATTTTGGAAACCTTCCAGAACAAACACCCGGAAAATGACTATTGGGTGAAGTTCAACTGTCCGGAATTTACGGCCCTGTGTCCCATCACCGGCCAGCCGGATTATGCCACCATCTACATCAGCTATGTGCCCAATGAGAAGATGGTGGAAAGTAAATCCCTGAAGCTCTACCTGGTGAGCTTCCGCAACCACGGTGATTTCCATGAGGATGTGGTCAATGTCATCATGAAGGACCTGATAAAGCTCATGGAGCCGAAATACATCGAGGTCTGGGGGAAATTCCTGCCCCGGGGCGGCATTTCCATCGATCCCTATGCCAACTATGGCCAGCCGGGGACGAAGTTCGAGGAACTGGCCTGGCGCCGGTTTGCAGAACATGATATGGTGGCCATGGACAAGGTGGATAACCGCTGA